The following proteins are encoded in a genomic region of Hippoglossus hippoglossus isolate fHipHip1 chromosome 3, fHipHip1.pri, whole genome shotgun sequence:
- the LOC117759352 gene encoding vacuolar protein sorting-associated protein 4B-like, with amino-acid sequence MLLFLVLKASILLHRLGKNLFTLAREHKPSIIFIDEIDSLCGSRSENESEATRHIKTEFLVQMQGVGNNNDGVLVLGATNIPWTLDSAIRRRFEKRIYIPLPEEHARSFMFKLHLGSTPSSLSDSDFVTLGKKTEGYSGADISVIVRDALMQPVRKVQSATHFKRVRGPSRTDPNAIVDDLLTPCSSGDRNAIEMSQMDVPGEKLLEPIVCMSDMQRSLTSTKPTVNNQDLDKLKKFTDDFGPEEWE; translated from the exons ATGCTCCTATTTCTTGTCCTGAAAGCTTCCATTCTACTTCACAGATTGGGGAAGAATCTTTTTACCCTTGCGAGGGAACACAAGCCTTCCATCATCTTCATCGATGAGATTGACTCGCTGTGTGGATCAAGAAGCGAGAACGAGAGTGAGGCCACTCGGCATATTAAGACAGAATTCCTGGTTCAGATGCAGG gtGTGGGGAATAACAATGACGGAGTGCTGGTACTCGGGGCAACAAACATCCCGTGGACCCTAGACTCAGCCATCAGAAGAAG ATTTGAGAAAAGGATCTACATCCCGCTGCCTGAAGAGCACGCCCGCTCTTTCATGTTCAAGCTCCACCTGGGATCGACTCCCAGCAGCCTCAGTGATTCTGACTTTGTCACTCTGGGCAAGAAGACAGAAGGATACTCTGGAGCAGACATAAGTGTCATCGTCAGAGATGCTCTAATGCAGCCAGTTCGAAAGGTCCAGTCAGCAACCCACTTCAAACGg GTACGAGGCCCATCCAGGACAGACCCCAACGCTATTGTGGACGACCTCTTGACTCCTTGTTCATCTGGTGATCGCAACGCAATTGAAATGTCGCAGATGGATGTCCCCGGGGAGAAGCTATTGGAACCTATAGTATGCATG tcTGACATGCAGAGGTCTCTGACCAGCACAAAGCCAACAGTCAACAATCAAGAtctggacaaactgaaaaaattcACAGACGACTTTGGACCGGAAGAGTGGGAGTGA